The following are from one region of the Actinoplanes sp. L3-i22 genome:
- a CDS encoding sigma-70 family RNA polymerase sigma factor, with amino-acid sequence MRETGQLEPFDDLDLLADRYARARLCADAAARRRLREAFVRDALPFAGRLARRYRGRGESADDLEQVARLGLVKTVDRFDPDRGSFTAYAILTITGEIKRHFRDYTWGVHVPRGQQDRVLDLVQARAVLTSELARTPTVTELAERLDLAESEVLVAQTSAAAHSTESLNAPLGDSPAGGEIGDLFGADDGALTLIDDRTTVENLLCELPARECRLLALRFWGNLSQAEIAEQMQISQMHVSRLLGRTLTWLREAMFSDTAPVWTAPGGPEHRVLVTTGPQGVRAALHGEIDRDNANPIRRELLSAAALCGAGRTLVVDLSRVPLMSAAGVAMLNAVYEVTRGRGLTFRLTGTQPYVARVLIVSGLRNLIDGRSDCQGRPDHLAVQGRHGPPPRREALHQQEAPTVVRAARHPNGDLRRAR; translated from the coding sequence ATGCGGGAGACCGGGCAGCTCGAGCCGTTCGACGATCTGGATCTGCTCGCCGATCGGTACGCTCGGGCCCGGCTGTGCGCGGACGCGGCCGCCCGCCGGCGGCTGCGGGAGGCGTTCGTGCGGGACGCGCTGCCGTTCGCCGGCCGGCTGGCCCGCCGCTACCGGGGGCGGGGCGAGTCCGCCGACGACCTGGAGCAGGTGGCCCGGCTGGGGCTGGTGAAGACCGTCGACCGGTTCGATCCGGACCGCGGCTCGTTCACGGCGTACGCGATCCTCACCATCACCGGCGAGATCAAGCGGCACTTCCGGGACTACACCTGGGGTGTCCACGTCCCCCGCGGCCAGCAGGACCGGGTCCTCGACCTGGTGCAGGCCCGGGCCGTGCTGACCAGCGAACTGGCCCGCACCCCGACCGTCACCGAGCTGGCCGAGCGTCTCGACCTCGCGGAGTCGGAGGTGCTCGTCGCGCAGACCTCGGCGGCCGCGCACAGCACCGAGTCGCTGAACGCGCCGCTCGGCGACAGCCCGGCCGGCGGCGAGATCGGCGACCTGTTCGGCGCCGACGACGGCGCGCTGACCCTGATCGACGACCGGACGACGGTGGAGAACCTGCTCTGCGAGCTGCCCGCCCGGGAGTGCCGGCTGCTGGCCCTGCGGTTCTGGGGCAACCTGAGCCAGGCGGAGATCGCCGAGCAGATGCAGATCTCCCAGATGCACGTGTCCCGGTTGCTCGGCCGTACCCTGACGTGGTTGCGCGAAGCGATGTTCTCGGACACCGCGCCGGTCTGGACGGCACCCGGCGGGCCGGAGCACCGGGTCCTGGTCACGACCGGGCCGCAGGGCGTCCGCGCGGCGCTGCACGGCGAGATCGACCGGGACAACGCGAACCCGATCCGCCGGGAGCTGCTGTCCGCGGCCGCGCTGTGCGGGGCCGGTCGGACGCTGGTGGTGGACTTGTCCCGGGTCCCGCTGATGAGTGCGGCCGGCGTCGCGATGCTGAACGCGGTGTACGAGGTCACCCGGGGGCGCGGCCTGACGTTCCGGTTGACGGGGACACAGCCGTACGTCGCAAGGGTGTTGATCGTCTCGGGTCTGCGCAATCTGATCGACGGCCGGTCAGACTGCCAGGGTCGCCCAGACCACCTTGCCGTTCAGGGTCGGCATGGTCCCCCACCGCGTCGCGAAGCTCTCCACCAGCAGGAGGCCCCGACCGTGGTCCGGGCCGCCCGGCACCCGAACGGTGATCTCCGGCGCGCGCGGTGA
- a CDS encoding CheR family methyltransferase: protein MDQVDNGFEGLLTYLKESRGFDFTGYKRSSLIRRVDRRMSQLPVTGYLEYLDYLQVQPDEFTALFNTILINVTAFFRDPEAWEQLRTGVLIPLVESKPAGSPIRVWTAGCAAGQEAYTLAILLSEILGPEEFRSRVKIYATDVDEEQLSEARQASYSPGDVTGVPSDLLERYFEQTGGRYVFRKDLRRAVIFGRNDLVQDAPISRIDVLTCRNTMMYFNADTQSRILGRFHFALAEGGTLFLGKAEMLLSHGDLFLPSDLQRRIFRKVPSRSAPVPGAARADHAAGPAHGRPAPLDQLRNAALLAGPAAQIVVTVDGLTALGNRQAESLFGVSPRDVGRPFRDLDVSYRPVELRKYIEQAQVERRTLRVTDVELDRGGAPMYLDIELTPLVDANAGLLGVSLVFHDVTAAKRLRGELEHTNRELEAAYEELQSTNEELETTNEELQSTVEELETTNEELQSTNEELETMNEELQSTNDELQGINEQLQASTTELDDAKSFLDAILAGLRAGVAVIDQDLRVRVWNRQAEELWGLRSAEAVGQHLLNLDIGLPFDQVRPLIRQSIAGDGDTAEVQIDAVNRRGRAITVRVGCSPLVDGGGTPTGSIVVMEAVAPAG, encoded by the coding sequence ATGGATCAGGTGGACAACGGGTTCGAGGGCCTCCTCACGTACCTCAAGGAATCTCGTGGTTTTGATTTCACCGGCTACAAACGGTCGAGCCTGATCCGGCGGGTCGACCGGCGGATGTCGCAGCTCCCGGTGACCGGCTACCTGGAGTACCTGGACTATCTGCAGGTGCAGCCGGACGAGTTCACCGCGCTGTTCAACACGATCCTGATCAACGTGACCGCGTTCTTCCGCGACCCGGAGGCCTGGGAGCAGCTGCGCACCGGCGTGCTGATCCCGCTGGTCGAGTCGAAGCCGGCGGGCAGCCCGATCCGGGTCTGGACCGCCGGCTGCGCGGCCGGCCAGGAGGCCTACACGCTGGCCATCCTGCTCAGCGAGATCCTCGGCCCGGAGGAGTTCCGCAGCCGGGTCAAGATCTACGCCACCGACGTGGACGAGGAGCAGCTGAGCGAGGCGCGGCAGGCCAGTTACAGCCCGGGGGACGTCACCGGGGTCCCGTCCGACCTGCTGGAACGCTACTTCGAGCAGACCGGCGGCCGGTACGTGTTCCGCAAGGACCTGCGCCGCGCGGTCATCTTCGGGCGCAACGACCTGGTGCAGGACGCCCCGATCTCCCGGATCGACGTGCTGACCTGCCGCAACACGATGATGTACTTCAACGCCGACACGCAGAGCCGGATCCTCGGCCGGTTCCACTTCGCGCTCGCCGAGGGCGGCACGCTCTTCCTCGGCAAGGCCGAGATGCTGCTCAGCCACGGCGACCTGTTCCTCCCGTCCGACCTGCAGCGGCGGATCTTCCGCAAGGTGCCGTCCCGCAGCGCCCCGGTGCCCGGCGCGGCCCGCGCCGACCACGCCGCCGGCCCGGCCCACGGGCGCCCGGCCCCGCTCGATCAGCTGCGCAACGCCGCGCTCCTGGCCGGCCCGGCCGCCCAGATCGTGGTGACCGTGGACGGGCTGACGGCGCTCGGCAACCGGCAGGCGGAGAGCCTGTTCGGGGTCTCGCCGCGCGACGTCGGCCGGCCCTTCCGCGACCTGGACGTCTCGTACCGGCCGGTGGAGCTGCGCAAATACATCGAGCAGGCGCAGGTGGAGCGCCGCACGCTGCGGGTCACCGACGTCGAGCTCGACCGCGGCGGGGCGCCGATGTACCTGGACATCGAGCTCACCCCGCTGGTCGACGCGAACGCCGGGCTGCTCGGCGTCAGCCTGGTCTTCCACGACGTGACCGCGGCCAAGCGGCTGCGGGGCGAGCTGGAGCACACCAACCGGGAGCTGGAAGCGGCGTACGAGGAGCTCCAGTCCACCAACGAGGAGCTGGAGACCACGAACGAGGAGCTGCAGTCGACGGTGGAGGAGCTGGAGACCACCAACGAGGAACTCCAGTCCACCAACGAGGAGCTCGAGACGATGAACGAGGAGCTGCAGTCGACCAACGACGAGCTCCAGGGCATCAACGAGCAGCTGCAGGCGAGCACCACCGAGCTGGACGACGCCAAGTCGTTCCTGGACGCGATCCTCGCCGGTCTGCGCGCCGGGGTCGCGGTGATCGACCAGGACCTGCGGGTCCGGGTGTGGAACCGGCAGGCCGAGGAGCTGTGGGGGCTGCGCAGCGCCGAGGCGGTCGGCCAGCACCTGCTCAACCTCGACATCGGGCTGCCCTTCGACCAGGTCCGCCCGCTGATCCGCCAGTCGATCGCCGGCGACGGGGACACCGCCGAGGTGCAGATCGACGCGGTCAACCGCCGCGGCCGGGCGATCACCGTCCGGGTCGGGTGCAGCCCGCTGGTGGACGGCGGCGGCACGCCCACCGGAAGCATAGTCGTGATGGAGGCGGTCGCCCCGGCAGGGTAG
- a CDS encoding chemotaxis protein CheB, which produces MTGRDLIVAGASAGGVEALRAMVAGLPADLPAAVLVVLHLPRASPSALPRILTRAGPLPAVTAVDGEVVHAGRIYVAPADRHLMLIDGRIRLSHGPAENGHRPAIDPLFRSAARARGGRVVAVVLSGTRDDGAAGAEVVAAQGGLVVVQDPADAVFASMPEAAVTRVPSAYVRSADVIGKLLGELCAAEAGDGERPVGALLAAEVSIGADAGPTTDRIPGEPAGFGCPTCGGALFTLTPESVALEPLPHFRCRVGHAWSPESLLDEQAVATEGALWLALRALEEKAALSTRMAEGAAGRSYGERFRGMADDAHVAAGLIRALLARLADSSATHLE; this is translated from the coding sequence GTGACCGGACGGGACCTGATCGTCGCCGGCGCCTCGGCCGGTGGGGTCGAGGCGCTCCGCGCGATGGTCGCCGGGCTGCCGGCCGATCTGCCGGCGGCGGTCCTGGTGGTGCTGCACCTGCCACGGGCGTCGCCGAGCGCGCTGCCGCGGATCCTCACCCGGGCCGGCCCGCTGCCGGCGGTGACCGCGGTCGACGGCGAGGTCGTGCACGCCGGCCGGATCTACGTGGCGCCCGCCGACCGGCATCTGATGCTGATCGACGGCCGGATCCGGCTCAGCCACGGGCCGGCCGAGAACGGGCACCGACCGGCGATCGACCCGCTGTTCCGGTCGGCCGCGCGGGCCCGGGGCGGGCGGGTCGTCGCCGTGGTGCTCTCCGGCACCCGGGACGACGGGGCGGCCGGTGCCGAGGTGGTGGCCGCGCAGGGTGGCCTGGTCGTGGTGCAGGATCCGGCCGACGCCGTGTTCGCGTCGATGCCCGAGGCCGCGGTGACCCGGGTGCCGTCGGCCTACGTGCGGTCCGCCGACGTGATCGGCAAGCTGCTGGGCGAGCTGTGCGCGGCCGAGGCGGGCGACGGCGAGCGGCCGGTCGGCGCGTTGCTGGCGGCGGAGGTGAGCATCGGGGCGGACGCCGGGCCGACCACCGACCGGATCCCCGGTGAGCCCGCCGGATTCGGCTGCCCGACCTGTGGCGGGGCGCTGTTCACCCTGACCCCGGAGTCCGTGGCTCTGGAGCCGCTGCCGCACTTCCGGTGCCGGGTCGGGCACGCCTGGTCCCCGGAGAGCCTGCTCGACGAGCAGGCGGTCGCCACCGAGGGCGCGCTGTGGCTGGCGCTGCGCGCCCTGGAGGAGAAGGCGGCGCTGAGCACCCGGATGGCCGAGGGCGCGGCCGGGCGCAGTTACGGCGAGCGCTTCCGCGGGATGGCCGACGACGCGCACGTCGCCGCCGGGCTGATCCGGGCGTTGCTCGCCCGGCTGGCCGATTCGAGCGCCACCCATCTGGAGTGA
- a CDS encoding STAS domain-containing protein, translating into MTSSFAVSKHDEGAGVTRLAVRGEIDDEVSDVLAEIIGNAAAQPGVTALVVDLQRVPFLAAAGIRALLEGRAAALHHQRSYQVVNARGVVHGILATTGLLSLFHTTIRRTPASR; encoded by the coding sequence ATGACGAGCTCGTTCGCGGTCAGTAAGCACGACGAGGGCGCTGGCGTCACCCGCCTCGCGGTCCGCGGTGAGATCGACGACGAGGTCAGCGACGTCCTCGCCGAGATCATCGGCAACGCGGCCGCCCAGCCCGGCGTCACCGCCCTGGTCGTCGACCTGCAGCGGGTCCCGTTCCTGGCCGCCGCCGGAATCCGGGCGCTGCTCGAGGGCCGGGCCGCGGCGCTGCATCACCAGCGCTCGTACCAGGTGGTCAACGCCCGCGGCGTGGTGCACGGCATCCTGGCCACCACCGGCCTGCTGAGCCTGTTCCACACCACCATCCGCCGCACCCCGGCCAGCCGCTAG
- a CDS encoding STAS domain-containing protein — MQGICCTVDQVGTRTVVRIDGELSVAAVPQLRATLLKCLVARPDAVIVELAELRVREPVALSVFAAVARQAAMWPGTPLLLSGPSAEVARWFAAERSGQVSILPTTAAALDLMPGRQMPWLADSLLPVSGAAAHARRLAARACARWNLPELADPARIVAGELVTNAVVHAQTMIDLRFSLGRRYLLVAVRDGSYEVPRTRDGSVLDPAAPRGLFLVERFAKRWGTVPADGGKVVWANLRR, encoded by the coding sequence ATGCAGGGGATCTGCTGCACGGTCGACCAGGTCGGCACCCGGACCGTGGTGCGGATCGATGGTGAGCTGTCCGTCGCGGCGGTTCCGCAACTGCGTGCCACGCTGCTGAAATGCCTGGTCGCCCGGCCGGACGCGGTGATCGTCGAGCTGGCCGAGCTGCGGGTGCGGGAACCGGTGGCGCTGTCCGTGTTCGCGGCCGTGGCGCGGCAGGCGGCGATGTGGCCGGGTACGCCGCTGCTGCTCAGCGGGCCCAGTGCCGAGGTGGCGCGGTGGTTCGCGGCCGAGCGGTCCGGGCAGGTGTCGATCCTGCCGACCACCGCCGCCGCGCTCGACCTGATGCCCGGGCGGCAGATGCCGTGGCTGGCCGACAGCCTGCTGCCGGTGTCGGGGGCGGCGGCGCACGCGCGGCGGCTGGCGGCGCGGGCGTGCGCGCGGTGGAACCTGCCCGAGCTGGCGGATCCGGCGCGGATCGTCGCCGGGGAACTCGTGACGAACGCGGTCGTGCACGCGCAGACGATGATCGACCTGCGGTTCTCGCTCGGGCGGCGGTATCTGCTGGTCGCGGTGCGGGACGGGTCCTACGAGGTGCCGCGGACCCGGGACGGGTCGGTGCTGGATCCGGCGGCGCCGCGCGGGTTGTTCCTGGTGGAGCGGTTCGCGAAGCGCTGGGGAACGGTCCCGGCCGACGGCGGCAAGGTGGTCTGGGCCAACCTGCGCCGCTGA
- a CDS encoding nitronate monooxygenase family protein, producing MELRTKFTEAYGLSTPIAQAGMAFVASTPELPVAVSNAGALGALGVGLMPAPVLTQVIAGIRAGTERPFNVNFITGFTQPDQIDAVCAAAVPVVSFHWGHPPRAWIDRLHAAGVRVFEQVGSVEAAERAAGDGIDVVVAQGLEAGGHNYATLPTFALVPLVVDAVARAAGGAGAPPLVLAAGGIADGRGLAAALMLGADGAWIGTRLVASDESGAHDGYKERLVAAGPTATVRTSLFGPETPDFNPMRVLRNRVVDEFPQLPPPDAPRPVIGRTSLGGPEIDVPRFANLVPMRGVTSGDLDEMPLLAGQGVGLIDAVKGAGSLISDITAQAKEIISRYAGS from the coding sequence ATGGAATTGAGAACAAAATTCACTGAGGCGTACGGCCTGAGCACCCCGATCGCCCAGGCCGGAATGGCGTTCGTCGCGTCCACCCCGGAGCTGCCGGTCGCCGTCAGCAACGCCGGCGCCCTGGGCGCGCTGGGCGTCGGCCTGATGCCGGCGCCGGTGCTCACCCAGGTCATCGCCGGGATCCGGGCCGGCACCGAGCGGCCCTTCAACGTCAACTTCATCACCGGCTTCACCCAGCCGGACCAGATCGACGCGGTCTGCGCGGCGGCCGTCCCGGTCGTCTCGTTCCACTGGGGTCACCCGCCCCGGGCCTGGATCGATCGGCTGCACGCCGCCGGGGTGCGCGTCTTCGAGCAGGTCGGGTCGGTGGAGGCGGCGGAACGGGCGGCCGGCGACGGGATCGACGTGGTGGTCGCCCAGGGCCTCGAGGCGGGCGGGCACAACTACGCCACGCTGCCCACCTTCGCGCTCGTGCCACTCGTGGTGGACGCGGTCGCCCGGGCCGCCGGTGGCGCGGGCGCGCCGCCGCTGGTGCTCGCGGCCGGTGGGATCGCGGACGGGCGCGGGCTCGCGGCCGCCCTGATGCTGGGCGCGGACGGCGCCTGGATCGGGACGCGGCTGGTCGCGAGCGACGAGTCCGGCGCGCACGACGGATACAAGGAGCGCCTGGTCGCGGCCGGGCCGACGGCGACCGTGCGGACCTCGCTCTTCGGCCCGGAGACGCCGGACTTCAACCCGATGCGGGTGCTGCGCAACCGGGTGGTCGACGAATTCCCCCAGCTGCCGCCGCCGGACGCCCCGCGCCCGGTGATCGGCCGGACCAGCCTGGGCGGCCCGGAGATCGACGTGCCACGTTTCGCCAACCTCGTCCCGATGCGCGGGGTGACCAGCGGCGACCTCGACGAGATGCCGCTGCTCGCCGGCCAGGGCGTCGGCCTGATCGACGCGGTCAAGGGCGCCGGCTCGCTGATCAGCGACATCACCGCGCAGGCAAAGGAGATCATTTCCCGGTACGCCGGAAGCTGA
- a CDS encoding hemerythrin domain-containing protein: MDEITALIMEDHHTFRVGFARLDDARGVEQLRAIWEPLALHLDIHADAEEEILYPHLLTDSGGDDAEEETDDAIRDHNKIRDGIVEAARHEVGSDGWWAGVWTARTENSEHLAEEEDEVLPDFRKHASMELRIELGAKWLRFFAEHPQGKGLDFSNKDPKKYIAEHE, from the coding sequence ATGGACGAGATCACGGCACTGATCATGGAGGACCACCACACGTTCCGGGTGGGGTTCGCCAGGCTGGACGATGCGCGGGGCGTGGAGCAGTTGCGGGCGATCTGGGAGCCGCTCGCCCTGCATCTGGACATTCACGCGGACGCGGAGGAGGAGATCCTCTATCCGCACCTGCTGACCGACAGCGGCGGCGACGACGCGGAGGAGGAGACCGACGACGCGATCCGGGATCACAACAAGATCCGGGACGGGATCGTCGAGGCCGCGCGGCACGAGGTCGGGTCGGACGGCTGGTGGGCCGGGGTGTGGACGGCGCGCACCGAGAACAGCGAGCACCTGGCCGAGGAGGAGGACGAGGTGCTGCCCGACTTCCGCAAGCACGCGAGCATGGAGCTGCGGATCGAGCTGGGCGCGAAGTGGCTGCGGTTCTTCGCCGAGCACCCGCAGGGCAAGGGCCTCGACTTCAGCAACAAGGACCCGAAGAAGTACATCGCCGAGCACGAGTGA
- a CDS encoding diguanylate cyclase domain-containing protein, whose product MSHRAYRTFGWLVSVFALAAMLVFPGQTDRIYAILMITATCGGTVLHAAYARRQRFWALTATALACWAYAELSVGIGAVTTGVAPGRGVVANLVNLGALVLAVAAMLALPTAPRTRAGRLRMILDGTVAASALFGVVWDLVLVPMTRLEGVRSALFDLAYPVLAVAVLALALIIMSGTGGAGALRVITGGVLVVSLTLLTEVLGQVAGAAWMRPFVLTGYVTGAGLLAIAPLFRLPGRAEREWRPAGLVADLLPYLPVLALGVVCVAPTLAGHRLESPLLWIGSVTVAALLARQFAALRGNAALTRELATEAVHDSLTGLPNRALLHASLAGADLLLMLDLDGFKQVNDTYGHAAGDQLLITIGQRLRVADGLVARLGGDEFAILLRGTSMADAEELARTLVRACAEPVVLGDRTARVAASIGIAARDPHRPAEHLLHDADLALYQAKNQGKGRFRRFGDELAAVERDRERLTADLVAAHAAGAFRLVHRPEVDLVTGAVTDVEARLHWRDRDLTDFEQQITEAGLLPSIERALLERALGQHRSGLLSVGLSAAYLASATAVDDIRDALTGADVAADALTIRITEVGDAAPALRALRGFGVRICLDRFGTRPLPLADLRELPLDAVRLDPRFLADPPLLAALLSLVQSLGLTAGADGVTTGAEADELRALGCARAAGPLFRTAPLITTGQPARS is encoded by the coding sequence ATGTCGCACCGCGCATACCGCACGTTCGGGTGGCTCGTGTCCGTGTTCGCCCTCGCCGCCATGCTGGTGTTCCCGGGTCAGACCGACCGGATCTACGCGATCCTGATGATCACGGCGACCTGCGGCGGCACCGTGCTGCACGCGGCGTACGCGCGCCGGCAACGGTTCTGGGCGCTGACCGCCACGGCCCTGGCCTGCTGGGCGTACGCGGAGCTGTCGGTCGGCATCGGGGCCGTCACCACCGGTGTCGCGCCGGGCCGCGGCGTGGTCGCGAACCTGGTCAACCTCGGCGCCCTGGTCCTCGCCGTCGCCGCGATGCTCGCCCTGCCCACCGCACCACGCACCCGCGCCGGCCGGCTGCGGATGATCCTGGACGGCACGGTCGCCGCGTCCGCCCTGTTCGGCGTGGTGTGGGATCTGGTCCTGGTGCCGATGACGCGGCTCGAAGGCGTACGCTCAGCTCTTTTTGATCTTGCTTATCCGGTGTTGGCGGTGGCGGTCCTGGCGCTCGCCCTGATCATCATGTCCGGCACCGGGGGCGCGGGCGCGCTGCGCGTGATCACCGGCGGCGTCCTGGTCGTCTCGCTCACCCTGCTGACCGAGGTCCTCGGGCAGGTCGCCGGCGCCGCGTGGATGCGCCCGTTCGTGCTGACCGGCTACGTCACCGGGGCCGGCCTGCTCGCGATCGCCCCGCTGTTCCGGCTGCCCGGCCGCGCCGAGCGGGAGTGGCGACCCGCGGGCCTGGTCGCCGATCTGCTCCCCTACCTGCCGGTGCTCGCGCTCGGCGTGGTGTGCGTGGCGCCGACCCTGGCCGGGCACCGGCTGGAGTCGCCGCTGCTCTGGATCGGCTCGGTGACCGTCGCCGCCCTGCTGGCCCGCCAGTTCGCGGCGCTGCGCGGCAACGCGGCGCTGACCCGCGAGCTGGCCACCGAGGCGGTCCACGACTCGCTGACCGGCCTGCCGAACCGCGCGCTGCTGCACGCCTCGCTGGCCGGCGCGGACCTGCTGCTGATGCTCGACCTGGACGGCTTCAAGCAGGTCAACGACACGTACGGGCACGCGGCCGGCGACCAGCTGCTGATCACCATCGGTCAGCGGCTGCGGGTCGCCGACGGTCTGGTGGCCCGTCTCGGCGGCGACGAGTTCGCGATCCTGCTGCGCGGAACGTCGATGGCCGACGCCGAGGAGCTGGCCCGGACCCTGGTGCGGGCCTGCGCCGAGCCGGTCGTCCTGGGCGATCGCACCGCCCGGGTCGCGGCCAGCATCGGCATCGCCGCCCGCGACCCGCACCGCCCCGCCGAGCACCTGCTGCACGACGCCGACCTGGCCCTCTACCAGGCGAAGAACCAGGGCAAGGGCCGATTCCGCCGGTTCGGCGACGAGCTCGCCGCGGTCGAGCGGGACCGCGAGCGGCTCACCGCCGACCTGGTCGCCGCGCACGCCGCCGGCGCGTTCCGGCTGGTCCACCGCCCGGAGGTGGACCTGGTCACCGGCGCGGTCACCGACGTGGAGGCCCGGCTGCACTGGCGGGACCGGGACCTGACCGATTTCGAGCAGCAGATCACCGAGGCCGGCCTGCTCCCGTCGATCGAGCGCGCGCTGCTGGAGCGGGCCCTCGGCCAGCACCGGTCCGGGCTGCTCAGCGTCGGACTGTCCGCCGCCTACCTGGCCTCGGCCACCGCCGTCGACGACATCCGGGACGCGCTGACCGGCGCCGACGTCGCCGCGGACGCGCTGACCATCCGGATCACCGAGGTGGGCGACGCGGCGCCGGCGCTGCGGGCGCTGCGCGGCTTCGGTGTCCGGATCTGCCTGGACCGGTTCGGCACCCGTCCGCTGCCGCTGGCCGACCTGCGGGAGCTGCCGCTGGACGCGGTCCGCCTCGATCCGCGCTTCCTTGCCGATCCGCCGCTGCTGGCCGCCCTGTTGTCACTGGTCCAGAGCCTGGGCCTGACCGCCGGCGCGGACGGGGTGACGACCGGGGCCGAGGCCGACGAGCTGCGCGCGCTCGGCTGTGCCCGGGCCGCCGGCCCCCTGTTCCGCACCGCCCCGCTGATCACGACCGGTCAGCCAGCCAGGAGCTGA
- a CDS encoding alpha/beta hydrolase — protein MTDTQLSGPVPRQARARATVLGYAMKALRTLPRPVRRAVLGGASAGELPPVADFVRMLEIAGDMPNHGPTHAELLAHYPELADVEVSDPGIEGVPARLYRVPGRDASAALVWVHGGAFVWGDLAMAESHWTGLMLAARGIPVLALDYRKALHGVTFPAGSDDVLTGWAWAVNHPEELGVPAARMHLGGASAGGSLAAGVAKRLRDGEGRAPASVVLAYPAVHPELTGWDEAELAAIRDDRDAVYFSPGWIHDLSVHYAGAAGLADPYAFPGVGDVVGIAPTLIVNCESDTLRSSGELYAEQLRAAAVETSVHLLPGAAHGTLNDPFTEAGERTVDLLSSWLADRS, from the coding sequence ATGACTGACACCCAGCTCAGCGGCCCGGTGCCGCGTCAGGCGCGGGCCCGGGCGACCGTCCTGGGGTACGCGATGAAAGCCCTGCGCACGCTGCCGCGCCCGGTCCGCCGGGCGGTTCTCGGCGGCGCGTCCGCGGGCGAGCTGCCCCCGGTCGCCGACTTCGTGCGGATGCTGGAGATCGCCGGTGACATGCCGAATCACGGCCCGACGCACGCCGAACTGCTCGCCCACTACCCGGAGCTCGCGGACGTCGAGGTCAGCGACCCGGGGATCGAGGGGGTGCCGGCCCGGCTCTACCGGGTGCCCGGGCGCGACGCGTCCGCCGCGCTGGTCTGGGTGCACGGCGGCGCGTTCGTCTGGGGCGACCTGGCGATGGCCGAGTCGCACTGGACCGGGCTGATGCTCGCCGCGCGGGGGATCCCGGTGCTGGCCCTGGACTACCGCAAGGCGCTGCACGGGGTGACGTTCCCGGCCGGGTCCGACGACGTGCTGACCGGGTGGGCGTGGGCGGTCAACCACCCCGAGGAGCTGGGCGTGCCCGCCGCGCGGATGCACCTGGGCGGGGCGAGCGCGGGCGGGAGCCTGGCGGCCGGGGTCGCCAAACGCCTGCGGGACGGGGAGGGGCGGGCACCGGCGTCGGTCGTGCTCGCCTATCCGGCCGTGCATCCGGAGCTGACCGGCTGGGACGAGGCGGAGCTGGCGGCGATCCGGGACGACCGGGACGCGGTGTACTTCTCGCCGGGGTGGATCCACGACCTGAGCGTGCACTACGCGGGGGCGGCCGGGCTGGCCGATCCGTACGCCTTCCCGGGGGTGGGTGACGTGGTGGGCATCGCGCCCACCCTGATCGTGAACTGCGAGTCGGACACGTTGCGCAGCTCGGGGGAGCTGTACGCGGAGCAGCTCCGCGCGGCCGCCGTGGAGACGAGCGTGCACCTGCTGCCGGGGGCCGCGCACGGCACGCTCAACGATCCGTTCACCGAGGCCGGCGAGCGCACCGTCGACCTGCTCAGCTCCTGGCTGGCTGACCGGTCGTGA
- a CDS encoding YrdB family protein produces MRAANLTLRFLLELCALAALAYGGWNLPGPIAARVAAAVVLVAVAALIWGRWVAPKASHPLPDPQRLIPEWVVFGGATVALIVTGHPVLGGLLAVLAAVNRWALRVLEVTTGGEPVEDGGHD; encoded by the coding sequence ATGCGCGCGGCCAATCTCACACTCCGATTTCTGCTCGAGCTGTGTGCGCTGGCGGCGCTGGCGTACGGCGGCTGGAATCTGCCCGGGCCGATCGCGGCCCGTGTCGCGGCCGCAGTCGTGCTCGTCGCCGTGGCCGCGCTGATCTGGGGTCGCTGGGTGGCGCCGAAGGCGAGCCACCCGCTGCCGGACCCGCAGCGGCTGATCCCGGAGTGGGTGGTCTTCGGCGGTGCGACCGTGGCCCTGATCGTCACCGGGCATCCGGTGCTCGGCGGGCTGCTCGCGGTCCTCGCGGCGGTGAACCGCTGGGCGTTGCGGGTGTTGGAGGTGACCACCGGCGGCGAGCCGGTGGAAGATGGGGGCCATGACTGA